The sequence GGCAGCAGGAGGGCGGGGGACGGCTTCATCGGCAGGGCTCCTGAGGGGAACGCGAACCCTCAGGATGGCGCCTGCCCCGGCCCGCTACATCCCGCCGCCCGGGGCCGTGAAGGTGTCGTCACGCGGACTGGAAGCGGGCCTCCGCCGGACGCGCGCCACCCGAGCGCTTCACGCCGTGGTCGCCGTTCGCGGACAGGTGCTCCAGCAGCTTGAACACCGTCTCCACCTCCTCCTCCGCGCCGATGTCCTGCGCCAGTTGATCCGCCGAGCGCGCCTCCGCCTTCGCCGACTTCAGCTTCGCCAGCAGCTTGCCCTGCAGCTCCAGCACGCGGCCCGCGGCCTTCTTGCCCGCCTCCACGCCCGGCTGGTGATAGGCATTGATGTTCACGAGGCTCGCGTAGAAGCCCACCGCCCGCTCGTACAGCGCCACCAGCGCCCCCAGCGTGCGCGCGCTCACGTCCGGCACGGTGAGCGTCATGGACTCGCGGCCCTTCTCGAACAGCGCCCGGCGCGTGCCCAGGAGGAACCCCAGCAGGTAGTCACCGCTGGTGTTCTCCCCCTCCACCGCCAGGGACTTGCCGTCCCGGTCCTTCAGCACCTCCACGAAGGTGACGAAGAAGTTGTTCACGCCCTCGCGCAGCTGCTGCACGTACGCGTGCTGATCCGTGGAGCCCTTGTTGCCGTAGACGGCGAGGCCCTGGTTCACGACCTTGCCGTCCAGCGACAGCTCCTTGCCCAGCGACTCCATCACCAGCTGCTGGAGGTACTTGGACATCAGCATCAGCCGGTCCTTGTACGGCAGGATGACCATGTCCTTCTGGCCCTTGCCGCCGCCCGCGTGGAACCACATCAGCGCGAGCAGCGCCGCCGGGTTCGCCGCCACGTCGTGCACGCGCGTCGCCGCGTCCATGTCCTTCGCGCCCGCGAGGAAGCCCGCCACGTCCAGCCCCTGCAGCTGCGCCGGCAAGAGCCCCACCGCCGACATCACCGACGTGCGCCCGCCAACCCAGTCCCACATGGGGAAGGTGCGCAGCCACTTGTGGCCCTTGGCGTAGTTATCCAATTCGCTGCCGTCGCCCGTCACCGCGACCGCGTGCGCGCCGAAGTCCAGGCCGCGCTGCGTGTAGGCGGCCTCCACCTCCAGCATGCCGTTGCGCGTCTCCTTGGTGCCGCCGGA comes from Corallococcus macrosporus and encodes:
- a CDS encoding glucose-6-phosphate isomerase — protein: MTERELWERYQRHLCVVPSVGLTLDISRMNFGADFLDGMRPRMDAAFQAMDALEKGAIANPDEKRRVGHYWLRAPELAPDAELKTAITDMQARVAAFAKDVHSGKVKPAKAAKFTQVLIVGIGGSALGPQLVADALGSGRDAMQVHFLDNTDPDGMDRVLNGLGERLAETLCVVISKSGGTKETRNGMLEVEAAYTQRGLDFGAHAVAVTGDGSELDNYAKGHKWLRTFPMWDWVGGRTSVMSAVGLLPAQLQGLDVAGFLAGAKDMDAATRVHDVAANPAALLALMWFHAGGGKGQKDMVILPYKDRLMLMSKYLQQLVMESLGKELSLDGKVVNQGLAVYGNKGSTDQHAYVQQLREGVNNFFVTFVEVLKDRDGKSLAVEGENTSGDYLLGFLLGTRRALFEKGRESMTLTVPDVSARTLGALVALYERAVGFYASLVNINAYHQPGVEAGKKAAGRVLELQGKLLAKLKSAKAEARSADQLAQDIGAEEEVETVFKLLEHLSANGDHGVKRSGGARPAEARFQSA